The following are encoded together in the Ignatzschineria indica genome:
- a CDS encoding glycosyltransferase family 2 protein, giving the protein MKLVKVSLIVPVFNEEEAIPLFYEKVRSASFLQNYEVEIVFVDDGSRDGTEEAINSLACSDELVIPLSFTRNFGKEPALFAGLEYATGDVMIPIDVDLQDPIEVIPQLISKWQKGYDVVLAKRLDRSSDSFFKRKSAEWFYKLHNKISKPTIEENVGDFRLMSRNVVENIKELPERNLFMKGVLSLVGGKTAIVEYRRAERSVGETKFNGWKLWNIALDGITSFSTAPLRIWTYIGFFVAALAFLYGSYMIIGKLFFGNPIPGYPSLLVSILFLGGIQLIGIGVLGEYIGRIYIETKARPRYILKKKD; this is encoded by the coding sequence ATGAAGTTGGTAAAAGTATCACTCATTGTGCCTGTTTTTAATGAGGAGGAGGCAATCCCACTTTTTTATGAGAAGGTAAGAAGTGCTTCTTTTTTACAAAATTATGAGGTGGAGATTGTTTTTGTTGATGATGGAAGTCGAGATGGGACGGAAGAGGCTATTAATTCATTAGCATGTTCGGATGAGTTAGTAATACCTTTGAGCTTCACCAGAAATTTTGGTAAGGAGCCAGCACTTTTTGCAGGGTTAGAGTATGCCACGGGTGATGTGATGATTCCAATTGATGTTGATCTCCAAGACCCTATCGAAGTTATTCCACAGTTAATTTCTAAATGGCAAAAAGGATATGATGTAGTTCTTGCTAAACGATTAGATCGTAGTTCGGATTCATTTTTTAAGCGTAAAAGCGCAGAGTGGTTCTATAAATTACATAATAAAATTAGTAAGCCCACTATTGAGGAAAATGTGGGAGACTTCCGCTTAATGTCTCGAAACGTTGTGGAGAATATTAAGGAATTGCCAGAAAGGAACCTTTTTATGAAAGGTGTTCTCTCTTTGGTTGGCGGAAAAACAGCAATTGTAGAATATAGAAGGGCAGAACGGTCAGTAGGAGAGACAAAATTTAATGGTTGGAAGTTGTGGAATATAGCTCTTGATGGGATTACCAGTTTTTCAACAGCACCTTTACGAATCTGGACTTATATTGGTTTTTTTGTCGCGGCTTTAGCTTTTCTATATGGAAGTTATATGATTATTGGAAAGCTTTTTTTTGGTAATCCTATTCCAGGGTATCCATCATTATTAGTATCAATTCTTTTTCTTGGCGGAATTCAGCTTATCGGAATTGGAGTGCTAGGGGAATATATTGGGAGAATTTATATAGAAACGAAAGCGAGGCCTAGATATATCCTTAAGAAAAAAGATTAA
- the queG gene encoding tRNA epoxyqueuosine(34) reductase QueG, whose translation MRHETAHDTDYNSPQFIAKLKAKAAELGINELSSADIDPGKNRDYFIEWLGEGFHGDLDYMYKHGEKRYHPDLLVPGTVSMLTAQLHYFNPEIDAKARLEDPNHAYVAEYALGRDYHKVLRNMLTKLGKWLQEEIPGLEFRAFVDSAPVLERAFSQKSGLGFFGKNTMIIHPKRGSFFFLGELLLSKRIDIPSEPITNHCGQCTRCIKACPTDAIVSPFKIDARKCISYLTIEHFGPIPEEYRSAMGNRIFGCDDCQIVCPWNRFAIDLTTQDFFPRHKLDSSTLLELFSWTEAEFLRKTEGSPIRRLGYARWLRNIAIGIGNSPYSEENIEALKAKENFEDEAVREHVKWALEEQNEKNNRSIS comes from the coding sequence CGCCCCAATTTATCGCAAAACTGAAAGCGAAAGCGGCGGAACTCGGCATCAATGAACTCTCTAGCGCCGATATCGATCCCGGCAAAAATCGGGATTACTTTATCGAATGGCTCGGAGAGGGATTTCATGGCGATTTAGATTATATGTATAAACATGGGGAGAAGCGCTACCACCCAGATCTTCTCGTCCCCGGCACTGTATCGATGCTCACTGCACAACTTCACTACTTCAATCCGGAGATTGATGCCAAAGCACGCCTAGAAGATCCCAACCACGCCTATGTTGCAGAATATGCCCTCGGGCGGGATTACCATAAAGTGCTCCGCAATATGCTCACAAAATTGGGAAAATGGCTACAAGAAGAGATCCCCGGCCTTGAATTTCGCGCCTTTGTGGATAGCGCACCGGTATTAGAACGCGCCTTTAGCCAAAAATCGGGCCTCGGCTTCTTCGGGAAAAATACCATGATTATCCACCCGAAGAGAGGCTCCTTCTTCTTTCTCGGCGAACTGTTACTCTCAAAACGGATCGATATCCCCAGCGAGCCGATCACCAACCACTGCGGCCAATGTACCCGCTGTATCAAAGCCTGCCCCACCGATGCCATCGTCTCTCCCTTTAAGATCGATGCGCGTAAATGCATCTCTTATCTCACTATCGAACATTTTGGCCCCATTCCAGAAGAGTATCGCTCCGCGATGGGGAACCGCATCTTCGGCTGTGATGATTGCCAAATCGTCTGCCCGTGGAATCGCTTTGCGATCGACCTTACAACTCAAGACTTCTTCCCCCGCCATAAGCTCGATTCCTCCACACTCCTAGAGCTTTTTAGTTGGACAGAAGCAGAATTCCTCCGCAAAACAGAAGGCTCCCCCATCCGCCGGCTCGGCTACGCAAGATGGCTCCGCAATATCGCCATCGGCATCGGCAATAGCCCCTATTCAGAAGAGAATATCGAAGCACTAAAAGCGAAAGAAAACTTTGAAGATGAAGCGGTGAGAGAACATGTCAAATGGGCGCTTGAAGAGCAGAATGAAAAAAATAATCGATCAATTTCCTAA